The sequence below is a genomic window from Sphingobacterium sp. ML3W.
ATAGGGCCTAGGAATTTTAGATTCTTATTCCAATACTGCGCGAACGACAGCAAATAGATGCTAACTGAAAATAATAAAGTACCCGCAGTCATACTATAGAAGGCTAATCGTTCACTGTAAAGATCAAAATGTAGATTGAAGCCAAGCACTAATAAGGTAATTGCTATATACATTTGATAACGAACGCCAACTTCAAATGAGGCAAGTTTTTCTTCGCTGATTATTTTTTTAAAGGCATGTGCCCCAAAAGCTCCTAACATAATTGCTGTGGAACCTAAGATTGCTGCTGTGATGATTACAAGATTATTCATAAAAGTATGTTTAGGGTTTTATCATATCAATGTGGGGGATTCCGAAATCCAAGTATTCTTCTGATACTTGTTCAAATCCAAAGCAACCATAAAATTTCTTTAAATAGGTCTGAGCACCGATCTGAATAGCTGTCTGGCCATGTTTTTCGTAAGTTAGGGTAATTGCTTTTTCTACGAGCGATTTGCCATAATGATTTCCCCTGAAGGAAGGGTTCGTGACTATACGTCCAATAGATGGCTCCGGATAAGAGAAACTTGGTGGTACAAGTCTCGCATAAACAATAATTTCATGGCCGATTTCTGCCCAAAGATGGGAGCAATGGAAATCTTTATCGTCCAATTCTGGGTAAAAACATTGTTGTTCATTGACAAAAATATTTACCCGTAATTGCAGAATGCGATATAATTCTTCCGTAGTCAATTCGGAGAAAGCCTTATGTTTCCAAAATAATTCCATAAAAAAGAAGAGCTATATTGCTATAGCCCTTTTATAATATTACGTGTATTCAATTAAGCTAATAATCCTTTTACAAGTTCAGAGATGGTGCGGCCATCAGCTTTCCCTGCCAATTGTTGGTTAGCAGCTGCCATTACTTTTCCCATATCTTTCACCGAGGATGCTCCGGTAGTACTGATGATTTCCTTGATAATCTTCTCGACTTCTTCCTTACTTAATTGTTGTGGTAAGTATGCTTCAATAACTTCCTGTTCTTCGACCTCAATCGCATATAAATCTTCTCTGTTTTGATCTTTGTAAATCTCAGCAGATTCTTTACGTTGTTTAACTAATTTCTGAAGAACTTTGATTTCTGTTTCTTCTGTCAATTCTTCGCTATGACCTTTTTCAGTCTTTGCTAGTAAAATTGCTGCTTTCACAGCACGTAAGCCACGTAATTTACTCGCATCTTTTGCGATCATCGCTGCTTTAATATCCTGATTGATTTTTTCTTCTAAAGCCATATTTTAATTGATTTTATTATTTTCTATTTATGATCGTTCCTGAGGCCTGCGCAGTAGGCATGATAATAAGGTCATTGATGTTGACATGCTGGGGTCTACTGATGACAAATGATATCGTTTCTGCGATATCTTTTCCCGTTAATGCTTCGATACCTGAATATACATTTTTCGCACGATCCTTATCTCCCTTAAAGCGCACTTCTGAAAACTCTGTTTCAACCATTCCAGGGTTGATACCGGTTACTTTTATTCCCTTTGAAAGTAAGTCAATACGCATCGCTTGATTTAGCGCATCTACCGCATGTTTACTGGCGCAGTAGACGTTTCCATTGGGGTATACCTCTTTAGCAGCGATTGATCCTAGATTGACGATATGCGCTCCTTCTTGGTTCTCTAAAAGGGGTATGACAGTTTTTGTTACGTACAATAGTCCTTTAACGTTGGTGTCAATCATACTATCCCAATCGCCGATGTCACCATCTTGAATGGCATCCAAACCTTGACTTAGGCCCGCGTTATTGATCAGGACGTTGATGTTTTTCCATTCTTCAGGGAGGTTATCTATTTTAGTTTTTACTTCATCGTAATTACGAACATCAAGTTCAAAGATGTGAATAGCGAGTTTCGGGTATTGCTTTGTCAACCTATCCTTGATTTCTTCTAATCTTTGGAAGCGACGAGCGCAAAGTAATAAGTTAAACCCTTCATGTGCGAAGACTTCGGCACAAGCTTCTCCGATACCTGAACTTGCCCCTGTGATGAATATTGTCTTTGACATCGTATTGATATTAAAAATGAAACTTAATTGCGAGTTTTATTTTGTCGCGATATAAATGGTACAAACCCCGAAAGTTTGAGGACGAATGATTGTGCTTGAAAATCCTACAGCTTTTGTAATTGTCGCAAATTTTTCCCCATCGGGAAATCTAGCTACAGATTCCGGTAGATAGGAGTAAGCGCTTGAGTCTTTTGAGAATAATTTTCCTATTGTTGGTGTAATCCTTTTGAAATAGAAATTATACAATTGTTTTATTGGGAATTTTTTAGGGTTAGAAAATTCCAATATCACTGCTTTCCCTCCTGGTTTCAATACACGACAGATATCTGCTAAGCCTTGCTCTAGGTTTTCGAAATTACGAACCCCAAAAGCTACAGTTACAGCATCGAAGCTATTGTCTTCAAATTGAAGATGCTCAGAATCGCCAAGCTGAACTTCAAACTGATCGGATAGCCCTTTTTGTTTAATCTT
It includes:
- a CDS encoding GNAT family N-acetyltransferase, with the translated sequence MELFWKHKAFSELTTEELYRILQLRVNIFVNEQQCFYPELDDKDFHCSHLWAEIGHEIIVYARLVPPSFSYPEPSIGRIVTNPSFRGNHYGKSLVEKAITLTYEKHGQTAIQIGAQTYLKKFYGCFGFEQVSEEYLDFGIPHIDMIKP
- a CDS encoding SDR family NAD(P)-dependent oxidoreductase, translated to MSKTIFITGASSGIGEACAEVFAHEGFNLLLCARRFQRLEEIKDRLTKQYPKLAIHIFELDVRNYDEVKTKIDNLPEEWKNINVLINNAGLSQGLDAIQDGDIGDWDSMIDTNVKGLLYVTKTVIPLLENQEGAHIVNLGSIAAKEVYPNGNVYCASKHAVDALNQAMRIDLLSKGIKVTGINPGMVETEFSEVRFKGDKDRAKNVYSGIEALTGKDIAETISFVISRPQHVNINDLIIMPTAQASGTIINRK
- a CDS encoding DUF423 domain-containing protein, with the translated sequence MNNLVIITAAILGSTAIMLGAFGAHAFKKIISEEKLASFEVGVRYQMYIAITLLVLGFNLHFDLYSERLAFYSMTAGTLLFSVSIYLLSFAQYWNKNLKFLGPITPLGGLLMIVGWVALIIRFI
- the ubiE gene encoding bifunctional demethylmenaquinone methyltransferase/2-methoxy-6-polyprenyl-1,4-benzoquinol methylase UbiE, which produces MTNEASSLKPYKDAKDGKKQQVADMFNNISKTYDFLNHFLSLGIDIIWRKKAINALKSIAPQYMLDVATGTGDFALESIKILNPKKIIGVDISQGMLDVAQQKIKQKGLSDQFEVQLGDSEHLQFEDNSFDAVTVAFGVRNFENLEQGLADICRVLKPGGKAVILEFSNPKKFPIKQLYNFYFKRITPTIGKLFSKDSSAYSYLPESVARFPDGEKFATITKAVGFSSTIIRPQTFGVCTIYIATK
- a CDS encoding GatB/YqeY domain-containing protein, whose protein sequence is MALEEKINQDIKAAMIAKDASKLRGLRAVKAAILLAKTEKGHSEELTEETEIKVLQKLVKQRKESAEIYKDQNREDLYAIEVEEQEVIEAYLPQQLSKEEVEKIIKEIISTTGASSVKDMGKVMAAANQQLAGKADGRTISELVKGLLA